In Nocardioides faecalis, the following proteins share a genomic window:
- a CDS encoding prenyltransferase, protein MAATPEVPLSRLPYVDGVLTAQQVADTAAAIATMQEPWGAVPWTVGEHVDIWNHVEAAMAMLVGGQVAAAERAYEWVPTLQRADGSWPMKIVGGEPEDERGEVNMSAYFAVGLWHHWLVRRDIRFVERFWPSVRAGLDFVTSLQEPFGGIRWTPVDDLCLLTGSSSIYQSLRAGVALADLMDDPQPEWELAGGRLGHAVRHHADEFADKSTYSMDWYYPVLGGAVRGDDARALIERRWDDFVVPGLGIRCVDTNPWVTGAETCELAMALDVMGDQRRALGLLSDMQHLRESDGRYWTGWVYDDPAAPSNGEPRNVHWPVEHTTYTAAAVLLAVDALGETYGHGTPGSGIMRGASLAPHFAEIALECDCPSGERVAGRS, encoded by the coding sequence GTGGCCGCGACGCCGGAGGTCCCGCTCAGCCGCCTGCCGTACGTCGACGGCGTGCTCACCGCCCAGCAGGTCGCCGACACCGCCGCCGCGATCGCGACGATGCAGGAGCCGTGGGGCGCGGTGCCGTGGACCGTCGGCGAGCACGTCGACATCTGGAACCACGTCGAGGCCGCGATGGCGATGCTCGTCGGCGGCCAGGTGGCCGCTGCCGAGCGCGCCTACGAGTGGGTGCCGACGCTGCAGCGCGCCGACGGTTCGTGGCCCATGAAGATCGTCGGCGGCGAGCCCGAGGACGAGCGCGGCGAGGTCAACATGTCGGCGTACTTCGCGGTGGGGCTGTGGCACCACTGGCTGGTGCGCCGCGACATCCGCTTCGTCGAGCGGTTCTGGCCCTCGGTGCGGGCCGGCCTCGACTTCGTCACCTCCCTGCAGGAGCCCTTCGGCGGGATCCGCTGGACGCCGGTCGACGACCTGTGCCTGCTCACCGGGAGCTCCAGCATCTACCAGTCGCTGCGTGCCGGTGTGGCGCTGGCTGACCTGATGGACGACCCGCAGCCGGAGTGGGAGCTGGCCGGCGGTCGGCTCGGCCACGCGGTGCGCCACCACGCCGACGAGTTCGCCGACAAGTCCACCTACTCGATGGACTGGTACTACCCGGTCCTCGGCGGCGCGGTGCGCGGCGACGACGCGCGGGCGCTGATCGAACGACGCTGGGACGACTTCGTGGTGCCGGGCCTGGGCATCCGGTGCGTCGACACCAACCCGTGGGTCACCGGCGCGGAGACCTGCGAGCTGGCGATGGCGCTCGACGTCATGGGCGACCAGCGCCGGGCGCTGGGGTTGCTCAGCGACATGCAGCACCTGCGCGAGTCCGACGGGCGCTACTGGACCGGCTGGGTGTACGACGACCCGGCCGCCCCCAGCAACGGCGAGCCGCGCAACGTGCACTGGCCGGTGGAGCACACCACCTACACCGCTGCCGCGGTGCTGCTGGCCGTCGACGCGCTGGGGGAGACCTACGGCCACGGCACCCCGGGCTCCGGCATCATGCGCGGCGCCTCGCTGGCGCCGCACTTCGCCGAGATCGCGCTGGAGTGCGACTGCCCCTCAGGCGAGCGGGTCGCCGGCCGCTCCTGA
- a CDS encoding class I SAM-dependent methyltransferase translates to MLTVDFDRLGLRPGERVLDMGAGAGRHSFEMYRRGADVMAFDLDADELAGVKDLFVAMKEAGEVPEGAEADVKQGDALALPFGDGEFDRIVCAEVLEHIHADVDAIKELVRVLRPGGTLAISVPRWLPEVINWKLSADYHNAEGGHIRIYTDHELIDKVTKAGRFNDGTPGDAMIYEGKEYTHGLHAPYWWIKCAVGVENDAHPLAKAYHKLLVWEIMKQPKALQLAGKVLDPLIGKSMVLYFRKPEAA, encoded by the coding sequence ATGCTGACCGTTGACTTCGACCGCCTGGGCCTGCGCCCCGGTGAGCGGGTGCTGGACATGGGTGCCGGCGCCGGCCGGCACAGCTTCGAGATGTACCGCCGCGGAGCCGACGTCATGGCCTTCGACCTGGACGCCGACGAGCTGGCCGGGGTCAAGGACCTCTTCGTCGCGATGAAGGAGGCCGGCGAGGTTCCCGAGGGCGCCGAGGCCGACGTCAAGCAGGGCGACGCCCTCGCGCTGCCGTTCGGCGACGGCGAGTTCGACCGCATCGTGTGTGCCGAGGTGCTCGAGCACATCCACGCCGACGTCGACGCGATCAAGGAGCTCGTCCGGGTGCTGCGCCCCGGCGGCACGCTGGCGATCTCGGTGCCGCGGTGGCTGCCCGAGGTCATCAACTGGAAGCTGTCGGCGGACTACCACAATGCCGAGGGCGGCCACATCCGCATCTACACCGACCACGAGCTCATCGACAAGGTCACCAAGGCCGGCCGCTTCAACGACGGCACGCCCGGCGACGCGATGATCTACGAGGGCAAGGAGTACACGCACGGCCTGCACGCGCCGTACTGGTGGATCAAGTGCGCGGTCGGCGTCGAGAACGACGCTCACCCGCTCGCGAAGGCGTACCACAAGCTGCTGGTCTGGGAGATCATGAAGCAGCCCAAGGCGCTGCAGCTGGCCGGCAAGGTCCTGGACCCGCTGATCGGCAAGAGCATGGTGCTGTACTTCCGCAAGCCCGAGGCGGCGTGA
- a CDS encoding glycosyltransferase family 4 protein — protein MRIAMLSYRSKTHVGGQGVYLRHLSRELHRLGHTVEVFSGQPYPELDEGVRLTKVPSLDLYREPDPFRVPKPREFRDLIDVQEFAIMCLAGFPEPRTFAKRVARVLEQRKGEFDIAHDNQVLGHGMLDIEERAGIPLITTIHHPITFDRRIDISQTRNPWRKLTLHRWYGFLRMQKAVARKCRWILTPSEASKRDIARDFGVDPEKMQVILLGVDDNFVPPTKPRVPGRIMAMASADAPMKGISTLLEAFAKLRTERDVELVLVTRPAPGGRTEKLIEKLGIADAVKFASGLTDDELVELMGSAEVACVPSLYEGFSLPTAELMACATPLVVSRAGAIPEVVGADGECADLVTPGDVGELQQALERMLDDPERRARMGAAGRRRVEEHFSWRAVAVKVAAAYEKVIEDFEKEKTNADR, from the coding sequence ATGCGGATCGCGATGCTTTCCTACCGCAGCAAGACGCACGTGGGGGGACAGGGGGTCTACCTGCGGCACCTCAGCCGTGAGTTGCACCGCTTGGGCCACACCGTGGAGGTCTTCTCCGGTCAGCCCTACCCGGAGCTCGACGAGGGGGTGCGGCTCACCAAGGTGCCCAGCCTCGACCTCTACCGCGAGCCCGACCCGTTCCGGGTTCCCAAGCCGCGCGAGTTCCGCGACCTGATCGACGTGCAGGAGTTCGCGATCATGTGCCTGGCCGGCTTCCCGGAGCCGCGCACGTTCGCCAAGCGGGTTGCCCGGGTGCTGGAGCAGCGCAAGGGTGAGTTCGACATCGCCCACGACAACCAGGTCCTCGGCCACGGCATGCTCGACATCGAGGAGCGTGCCGGCATCCCGCTGATCACCACGATCCACCACCCGATCACCTTCGACCGGCGCATCGACATCTCCCAGACCCGCAACCCGTGGCGCAAGCTCACCCTGCACCGCTGGTACGGCTTCCTGCGGATGCAGAAGGCCGTGGCCCGCAAGTGCCGCTGGATCCTGACGCCGTCCGAGGCGTCCAAGCGCGACATCGCCCGCGACTTCGGCGTCGACCCGGAGAAGATGCAGGTGATCCTCCTCGGTGTCGACGACAACTTCGTGCCGCCGACCAAGCCCCGGGTGCCCGGTCGGATCATGGCGATGGCCAGCGCGGACGCGCCGATGAAGGGGATCTCCACGCTGCTCGAGGCGTTCGCCAAGCTGCGCACCGAGCGTGACGTGGAGCTGGTGCTGGTCACCAGGCCGGCCCCCGGCGGCCGCACCGAGAAGCTCATCGAGAAGCTCGGCATCGCCGACGCCGTGAAGTTCGCCAGCGGCCTCACCGACGACGAGCTGGTCGAGCTGATGGGCTCGGCGGAGGTCGCCTGCGTGCCGTCGCTGTACGAGGGCTTCTCGCTGCCGACCGCCGAGCTGATGGCCTGCGCCACGCCGCTGGTGGTCTCCCGTGCCGGGGCGATCCCGGAGGTCGTCGGCGCGGACGGCGAGTGTGCCGACCTGGTCACCCCCGGTGACGTCGGCGAGCTGCAGCAGGCGCTGGAGCGGATGCTGGATGACCCCGAGCGCCGTGCCCGGATGGGCGCGGCGGGTCGCAGGCGCGTCGAGGAGCACTTCAGCTGGCGTGCGGTCGCGGTCAAGGTGGCCGCCGCGTACGAGAAGGTGATCGAGGACTTCGAGAAGGAGAAGACCAATGCTGACCGTTGA
- a CDS encoding TetR family transcriptional regulator — protein sequence MSTTNASASDDFGSAAQRERRRRILDATFDLAKTGGFDAVQMRAVAERADVALGTLYRYFPSKIHLLVSALGQQFDQGAERLAARDIPGETKADRVLFVLKRMSRGMQGDPKLTEALTRAFMFADSSVSAEIHKVGMSMTSVVTHAMYGGVPDEATVSAEDAAIARVIGDVWLSTLVAWVTGRSSAEETAQHMETAVRLILRD from the coding sequence GTGAGCACCACCAACGCGTCCGCGTCCGACGACTTCGGCTCCGCCGCCCAGCGCGAGCGTCGCCGACGCATCCTGGACGCGACCTTCGACCTCGCCAAGACCGGCGGCTTCGACGCGGTGCAGATGCGCGCCGTCGCCGAGCGTGCCGACGTCGCCCTCGGAACGCTGTACCGGTACTTCCCCTCCAAGATCCACCTGCTCGTCTCCGCCCTGGGCCAGCAGTTCGACCAGGGCGCGGAGCGGCTCGCCGCCCGCGACATCCCCGGCGAGACCAAGGCCGACCGGGTGCTGTTCGTCCTCAAGCGCATGTCGCGCGGCATGCAGGGCGACCCCAAGCTGACCGAGGCGCTGACCCGGGCGTTCATGTTCGCCGACAGCAGCGTGTCCGCCGAGATCCACAAGGTCGGCATGTCGATGACCTCCGTGGTCACCCACGCGATGTACGGCGGCGTGCCGGACGAGGCGACGGTGAGCGCCGAGGACGCGGCCATCGCCCGGGTGATCGGTGACGTGTGGCTGTCCACGCTGGTCGCCTGGGTGACCGGTCGCTCGAGCGCCGAGGAGACCGCGCAGCACATGGAGACCGCCGTCCGGCTCATCCTGCGCGACTGA
- a CDS encoding glucose 1-dehydrogenase translates to MGRLDSKIAIVTGGAQGQGAAISRAYAAEGARVVIADVAEQEGRAVAAEIGDAAHFVSHDVSDAASWQRVVEETSTRFGAVDVLANNAGILRFGDIERMPVEEVELLWRVNQLGVFLGMQAVTRTMRKNGGGSIINASSVEGLAGMPSCTAYAATKWAIRGMTKCAAMELGPRGIRVNSVHPGMIDTPMTRAHGGDAAMEYGASKVPLRRVGVPEDVAGLYVFLASDESSYLNGAEIAVDGGVTSTHAFGA, encoded by the coding sequence GTGGGTCGACTCGACTCCAAGATCGCGATCGTCACCGGCGGCGCCCAGGGTCAGGGTGCCGCGATCTCGCGCGCCTACGCGGCCGAGGGCGCGCGGGTGGTGATCGCCGACGTCGCCGAGCAGGAGGGCCGCGCCGTGGCCGCCGAGATCGGCGACGCCGCGCACTTCGTCTCTCATGACGTCAGCGACGCCGCCTCCTGGCAGCGGGTGGTGGAGGAGACCTCCACCCGGTTCGGTGCGGTGGACGTGCTCGCCAACAACGCCGGCATCCTGCGCTTCGGCGACATCGAGCGGATGCCCGTCGAGGAGGTCGAGCTGCTGTGGCGGGTCAACCAGCTCGGCGTCTTCCTCGGCATGCAGGCCGTGACGCGGACCATGCGCAAGAACGGCGGCGGCTCGATCATCAACGCCTCCTCCGTCGAGGGCCTCGCCGGGATGCCCTCGTGCACCGCGTACGCGGCCACCAAGTGGGCCATCCGCGGGATGACGAAGTGCGCCGCGATGGAGCTCGGGCCACGCGGCATCCGGGTGAACTCGGTGCACCCCGGCATGATCGACACCCCGATGACCCGGGCCCACGGCGGCGACGCCGCCATGGAGTACGGCGCCTCCAAGGTGCCGCTGCGCCGGGTCGGCGTGCCCGAGGACGTCGCCGGGCTGTACGTCTTCCTGGCCAGCGACGAGTCCTCGTACCTCAACGGCGCGGAGATCGCGGTCGACGGCGGGGTGACCAGCACCCACGCGTTCGGCGCGTGA
- a CDS encoding 3-oxoacyl-ACP reductase, translating to MSESTASRDGLDGRVAIVTGAGAGLGRAEALALAKAGARVVVNDLPGAGEGTAEEIRALGAEAVVVAGDVSERATADATTAAAVDGFGRLDVVVNNAGMTRDRMLYNLSDEEWDAVVAVHLRGHFLLSRNAAAHWRAQAKQSADGKVYGSLVNTASEASLSGSPGQANYAAAKAGITALTLAAARGLGKLGVRANAIAPRARTGMTAGVFGEEDTSGKAVDPYSPDHVAPFVAYLASPAAERITGQVFVVYGGMVALMEAPRVAQRFDASGDLWTPEDLDKQVGGWFAETDPAVGFAADHIYKLKV from the coding sequence ATGAGCGAGAGCACCGCCTCCCGCGACGGCCTGGACGGCCGCGTCGCCATCGTCACCGGGGCCGGGGCCGGCCTCGGCCGCGCCGAGGCGCTGGCCCTGGCGAAGGCCGGTGCCCGGGTGGTCGTCAACGACCTGCCGGGTGCGGGGGAGGGCACGGCGGAGGAGATCCGTGCGCTCGGCGCCGAGGCGGTCGTGGTCGCCGGCGACGTCAGCGAGCGTGCCACCGCGGACGCGACGACCGCCGCTGCCGTCGACGGCTTCGGCCGGCTCGACGTGGTCGTCAACAACGCCGGCATGACCCGCGACCGGATGCTCTACAACCTCTCCGACGAGGAGTGGGATGCCGTCGTCGCCGTCCACCTGCGCGGCCACTTCCTGCTCTCCCGCAACGCCGCCGCCCACTGGCGTGCCCAGGCGAAGCAGAGCGCGGACGGCAAGGTCTACGGCTCCTTGGTCAACACCGCCTCCGAGGCGTCGCTGTCCGGCTCGCCCGGCCAGGCCAACTACGCCGCGGCGAAGGCGGGCATCACCGCGCTGACGCTCGCCGCCGCCCGCGGGCTCGGCAAGCTCGGCGTGCGCGCCAACGCCATCGCCCCGCGGGCGCGCACCGGCATGACCGCCGGCGTCTTCGGCGAGGAGGACACCTCCGGCAAGGCGGTGGACCCGTACTCGCCCGACCACGTCGCCCCGTTCGTGGCCTACCTGGCCTCGCCCGCCGCCGAGCGGATCACCGGGCAGGTGTTCGTCGTCTACGGCGGCATGGTCGCCCTGATGGAGGCGCCCCGGGTCGCGCAGCGCTTCGACGCCTCCGGCGACCTGTGGACGCCGGAGGACCTGGACAAGCAGGTCGGCGGCTGGTTCGCCGAGACCGACCCGGCCGTGGGTTTCGCCGCGGACCACATCTACAAGCTCAAGGTCTGA
- a CDS encoding ferredoxin, which translates to MKIKVDFDLCESNGLCEAMAPEVFELDDDDFLQLHTDETTDANIANVRKAVAACPRAAISLEES; encoded by the coding sequence ATGAAGATCAAGGTCGACTTCGACCTGTGCGAGTCCAACGGCCTGTGTGAGGCGATGGCCCCCGAGGTCTTCGAGCTCGACGACGACGACTTCCTGCAGCTGCACACCGACGAGACCACGGACGCGAACATCGCCAACGTCCGCAAGGCCGTCGCCGCCTGCCCCAGGGCCGCGATCAGCCTCGAGGAGTCCTGA
- a CDS encoding pyridoxamine 5'-phosphate oxidase family protein — MSTSGRDRVRLGEDEVAALLAENLKVQVAANGHDGLPHLTTLFYVVRDGRIAFWTYGRSQKIRNLERDPRLSALVEDGTDYFELRGVSIRGRAEIVRDRATILEIGSAVVARMAGVDSLEALGDLGRETVEKQATKRVGVIVHPEKVASWDHRKMT, encoded by the coding sequence ATGTCGACGTCGGGACGGGACCGCGTCCGGCTCGGCGAGGACGAGGTCGCCGCGCTGCTGGCAGAGAACCTCAAGGTGCAGGTCGCCGCCAACGGCCACGACGGCCTGCCGCACCTGACCACCCTGTTCTACGTCGTGCGCGACGGACGCATCGCGTTCTGGACCTACGGTCGCAGCCAGAAGATCCGCAACCTGGAGCGCGATCCCCGCCTCAGCGCCCTGGTGGAGGACGGCACGGACTACTTCGAGCTCCGCGGCGTCTCGATCCGAGGCCGCGCCGAGATCGTGCGCGACCGCGCCACGATCCTCGAGATCGGCTCCGCCGTCGTGGCGCGGATGGCCGGCGTCGACTCGCTCGAGGCGCTCGGCGACCTCGGCCGCGAGACCGTCGAGAAGCAGGCGACCAAACGGGTGGGCGTGATCGTGCACCCCGAGAAGGTCGCGTCCTGGGACCACCGGAAGATGACCTGA
- a CDS encoding NAD(P)/FAD-dependent oxidoreductase — protein sequence MVNPDGGASRPAPTGPIECDLTVVGAGPSGLYATYYAGFRGMRVALVDSLPELGGQVTAMYPEKAILDVAGFPSVKGRELVDGLVAQALTAEPVQLLGRTASDLEVDDDGVSLSLDDGTVVRSKTMLITAGIGKFSPRPLPAADGWVGRGVEFFVPSFAPYVDRDVVIVGGGDSAFDWALHLEPIARSVTLVHRRDAFRAHERTVKEVQGSSVEIITQAQVTALRDADGGAEGPLASVEITVDGVARTRPAQAVVAALGFIADLGPLQKWGLETDRRHIVVDTTMRTSLPRVFAAGDITEYPGKVRLIAVGFGEAATAVNNAAVVIDPSAHVFPGHSSEGS from the coding sequence GTGGTGAACCCCGACGGCGGTGCTTCCAGGCCCGCACCCACCGGACCGATCGAGTGCGACCTGACGGTCGTGGGAGCCGGGCCCTCCGGGCTCTACGCCACCTACTACGCCGGCTTCCGCGGCATGCGCGTCGCGCTCGTCGACTCGCTGCCCGAGCTGGGCGGCCAGGTGACGGCGATGTACCCGGAGAAGGCGATCCTCGACGTGGCCGGCTTCCCGTCGGTCAAGGGCCGCGAGCTCGTCGACGGCCTCGTCGCCCAGGCGCTCACGGCCGAGCCGGTCCAGCTGCTGGGCCGCACGGCCAGCGACCTGGAGGTCGACGACGACGGGGTCAGCCTCAGCCTCGACGACGGCACGGTGGTCCGTTCCAAGACCATGCTGATCACCGCGGGCATCGGGAAGTTCAGCCCGCGGCCGCTGCCCGCCGCCGACGGCTGGGTGGGTCGTGGGGTCGAGTTCTTCGTGCCCAGCTTCGCGCCGTACGTCGACCGCGACGTCGTCATCGTCGGCGGTGGGGACAGCGCCTTCGACTGGGCGCTGCACCTCGAGCCCATCGCCCGCTCCGTCACGCTGGTGCACCGCCGCGACGCGTTCCGCGCCCACGAGCGCACCGTCAAGGAGGTGCAGGGCTCGTCGGTGGAGATCATCACCCAGGCCCAGGTGACGGCGCTGCGCGACGCCGACGGCGGCGCCGAGGGCCCCCTGGCGTCGGTGGAGATCACCGTCGACGGCGTCGCCCGCACCCGGCCCGCCCAAGCGGTCGTCGCGGCGCTCGGCTTCATCGCCGACCTCGGCCCGCTGCAGAAGTGGGGGCTGGAGACGGACCGGCGCCACATCGTGGTCGACACCACGATGCGCACCAGCCTGCCCCGGGTCTTCGCCGCCGGCGACATCACCGAGTACCCCGGCAAGGTGCGCCTGATCGCGGTCGGCTTCGGCGAGGCGGCCACGGCCGTGAACAACGCCGCCGTCGTGATCGACCCCAGCGCCCACGTCTTCCCCGGGCACTCCTCGGAAGGAAGCTGA